The Caulobacter vibrioides sequence TCCTTGAAGATCGCGCCCAGCTTCAGCGGGTCATAGCCGGTCGGGTTCTCTTCCGACAGGCCAAGGGCCGCGACGGCCTTCTTCTTGGCGGCGCCGACCGCTTCGTAGCGGTCTTGCTTTTTTTGGATCTTGTAGGCGGCGGCGATGTCGGCGCCGACCAGATCCTTCATCTTCGCCTTGATCGCGTCGGTGTCTTCCGGCTCGAACGCGAAGGGCTCCTTGGCGGCGTGCTCGGCCAGGTCGATGATCGCGTCGATCACGGTCTGCATCTGCTGGTGGGCGAAGTTGACGCCGCCCAGCACGATCTCTTCCGAGAGCTCCTGGATTTCCGATTCAACCATCATCACGGCGTCGGCGGTGCCGGCCACGACGAGGTCCATCTTGCTTTCCTTCATCTCATCGAGAGTCGGGTTCAGCACGTAGCCGCCGTCGACCCAGCCCACGCGAGCCGCGCCGATCGGACCCATGAACGGGGCGCCCGACAGGACAAGAGCGGCCGAGGCGGCGACCATGCCCAGGATGTCGGGATCGTTCTCGAGGTCGTGCTGCAGCACGGTGACGACGACCTGGACTTCGTTCTTGAAGCCCTTGACGAACAGCGGGCGGATCGGACGGTCGATCAGGCGGGAGACCAGGGTCTCCTTTTCCGACGGACGGCCTTCGCGCTTGAAGAAGCCGCCGGGGATCTTGCCGGCCGCGAAGGTCTTTTCCTGATAGTTGACCGTCAGCGGGAAGAAGTCTTGGCCCGGCTTCTGGCTCTTGGCGAACACGGCGGTGGCCAGGACGACGGTTTCGCCCATGGTGGCCAGGACGGCGCCGTCGGCTTGACGGGCGATGCGACCGGTTTCGAGGACCAGCGTCTTGCCGCCCCACTCGATCGTCTTGCGTTTGATATCGAACATTTTTCTTCTTTCGGTTCCCGCGGGCGGATTCCCGTCGGGGCGGACAGGGGCGGACGGCTAACGGAAGCCGGCCCGATGATCCTCATCCAGTGTGACAGGCGGGTTTGAGGACGTGAACCCTCGGACAGTCGGACAACCCGGTTTGAGCGGGCCATCCTCGGGAAGCCTGGCGTACGGCCTGTCTCGGCCGCCGGGCCCCAAATACGCGATCCGCCGCCCTGCTTTCGCGGGGCGGCGGACCTTGTGCCTTAGCGACGCAGACCCAGCTTTTCGATCAGGGACTGATAGCGACCGGCGTCGGACTTCTTCAGGTGGTCGAGGAGCCGGCGACGCTGGGAAACCAGCTTCAGCAGACCACGACGGCTGTGGTTGTCCTTCTTGTGCGTCTTGAAGTGCTCGGTCAGGTTCGAAATGCGTTCCGAGAGGATCGCGACCTGGACTTCAGCGCTGCCGGTGTCGCCAGTGGTGCGGGCGTGTTCGGCGATGAGAGCGGCCTTGCGCTCGATAGTGATCGACATCGGGTTGTCTCCGCTCAGGTGAGTTGGAAGACCCGCACGGGATTGAGCTTCCCAGCGCGCATCTCGCACAGGGCCACCAACCTGTCGCCGGACATGGCTGAAACGGTGCGATCGCCGGGCGGAAGCTCGGCTTTCAGCGTTTCAACCTGCCTCGGGAGCAGGACGATGGCGCGTCCCTGTGCAAGCCGGAAGGCGTCTTCGTCGGTCACGGCCAACGCCGGGATGTCGTCCAGCGCGGTCTCGACCGGAAGCAATGCCTCCGACAGCCGGGCCTCATAGCTCAAATTCTCCAGAGTTTCCAGCGCTATCGCCGAGCCCTCGGAGAAGCCGCCCACCCGCGTTCGACGCAGATCGGCCACGTGACCGCAGGTTCCCAGCGCCTTGGCAAGGTCCCGGACCACGGCGCGGACATAGGTGCCCTTGCCGCATTCCATCTCCAGCGTCACGTGGTCGACGTCCGGCTGATCGACCACCTTGAGGTCGAAAATGCTGACCTTGCGGGTCGGCAGCTCGAACTCGACGCCGTCGCGGGCCAGGTCGTAGGCCCGTTCGCCGTCGACCTTGATGGCCGAGAAGTTGGGCGGGATCTGATCCACCTCGCCGATGAAGGCGGGCAGCGAGGCCTCGACCTGCTCGCGGGTGGGGCGCACGTCGGAGGTCGCGGTGGTCTCGCCCTCGCGGTCCAGCGTCGTTGTGTCACGGCCCCAGGCGATGGTGAAACGATAGGCCTTGTCGGCGTCCATCAGGAACGGGACGGTCTTGGTCGCCTCGCCCAGCGCGATCGGCAGGATCCCGGTCGCCAGCGGGTCCAGCGTGCCCGCGTGACCGCCCTTCTGGGCGTTGAACGCGCGACGCACGCGGGAGACGGCCGTGGTGGAGGTCAGGTCGTAGGGCTTGTCCAGGCACAGCCAGCCCGAGACGGCCTCGCCCTTCTTGCGGCGGGCCATGCTTAGGCCTCGTCTTCGTCGTCGACCACGTCGGACAAGCGGCGGGTGTCCTGCTGGACGCGCGGATCCAGGAACAGCTTGTCCATATAGGCGGCCGTGCCGAAGCTCTCGTCGTGGATGAACTTCAGGTCCGGGGTGAACTTCATGTCGATGCTGCGGCCCAGGCGCCCGCGCAGGAACTTCGACACCCGGTTCAGGCCCTTGATGATCTCGCCGGTGTTCTTGGCGGCGTCCTGGCCGGTCAGGCCCGCGCCCAGCGGCTCGACGAAGCAGATGGCGTGCTTGAGGTCCGGGCTCATCCGCACCTCGGAGACGGTGACCGAGATGTTCTGCAAAGCCTCGTCCTGCAGCTCTTCCTCGCGGAGGATCTCGACCAGGGCGTGGCGGATCAGTTCGCCGGCGCGAAGCTGGCGTTGCGAGGGGCCGGTCAGGACGCCCTTCTTGGTGTCAGATTGGCGCTTCATGGCGCGATAGTCCTTGTGGCCCGGCCGGCGGATCGAACGCCGGTGCGCGGGGAAAATCGGAAGGCGCGGTGTCTAGGCCTCCAAACGGCGGAAGTCCAGTGCGACATCCTTCTCCCCTTGCCGGAGAGGGCGCCTACACGCCGGTTCTTTCTTTGAAGAATGCGATCACCTTGTCCCGGGCCTGCATGCTGCCGCTGGTCGGGACCGAGCGATGCAGGTGCAGGGTCAGCACCGAGTGCGGGGCCATCGGCTGGCCCGGCGCGGCGTCCGCATCGGCCAGTTCCACCACCTCGACCTTGTCGCCGAACTCGGCCTTCAGGCGGGCGATGCGGGCGTCGGGCACCAGCTTGTCGGAGGTGAAGCGCAGGGCGATCAGCGACAGGTTCTCGTCCTGGAACCGCTTCTTGGCGCAGGCGATCTCGGACGCCGAGCAGTCCAGGCCGCCCTTGTCCTTCAACGGCAGCGAGGGCTGCGAGAGCACCGGCGCCACGACCGAGGGCTCGGTCATCATCGCCAGAGCAAAGCCGCCGGTGAAGCACATGCCCACCGCGCCCACGCCCTTGCCGCCGCAGTCTTGGTGGGCCTTGCGGGCCAGGGCGCGCAGCCAGTCGACGATCGGGCTGGAGCGGCCGTCCTTCCAGACGGTGAACTCACGACGCACGCAGATGTTCTTCAGGATCTCGCCGATCGCATAGCCGCGACCGATCTGTTTGCCGGGCTTGCCGAACAGGCTGGGGCAATAGGCGGTCAGGCCCGCGTGCGCCAGGTCGCGGGCGAAGGCCAGAACCCCCGGATGCAGGCCCGGGACCTCGTGGATCACGATGACGGCCGGACCAGCGCCGATCTTGTGGACCTCACGCGACCAACGGCCGTCGTCGAAGTCGAAACGCTCAAAGCCCGCCAGCACGGTGTCGTCAGCCATCTTGTCCCCTCCGCTTTTCAGCGAGGCTAGACCCTGGCCGCGCGGCTGGCGAGGGCTCTAGTTCGAGACGTCCGGACGCTGAGGGTTATCGGTCCAGTCCGACATCGGATCGGGCGTGCGATTGTCCGGCAGTCGCCATTCGCCGCGATACGAGAAGTCGAGCGTCCCGCACAGGCGCGCCTGGCCAGGCGTCTTGGGATCGTCGCCGAACGCCTGGATCCGCAGGTCGCGGCGCACGGCGATAGGGCTGAACGACAGCCAAAGGCGCGCCGAGCCGGGGCAGAAGGCGCGGACATAGATCTTGCCCTGGGCCGCCGACGCGTCGACCGCGTACAGGGCGGCTTT is a genomic window containing:
- a CDS encoding dienelactone hydrolase family protein is translated as MADDTVLAGFERFDFDDGRWSREVHKIGAGPAVIVIHEVPGLHPGVLAFARDLAHAGLTAYCPSLFGKPGKQIGRGYAIGEILKNICVRREFTVWKDGRSSPIVDWLRALARKAHQDCGGKGVGAVGMCFTGGFALAMMTEPSVVAPVLSQPSLPLKDKGGLDCSASEIACAKKRFQDENLSLIALRFTSDKLVPDARIARLKAEFGDKVEVVELADADAAPGQPMAPHSVLTLHLHRSVPTSGSMQARDKVIAFFKERTGV
- the rpsO gene encoding 30S ribosomal protein S15; this translates as MSITIERKAALIAEHARTTGDTGSAEVQVAILSERISNLTEHFKTHKKDNHSRRGLLKLVSQRRRLLDHLKKSDAGRYQSLIEKLGLRR
- the rbfA gene encoding 30S ribosome-binding factor RbfA — translated: MKRQSDTKKGVLTGPSQRQLRAGELIRHALVEILREEELQDEALQNISVTVSEVRMSPDLKHAICFVEPLGAGLTGQDAAKNTGEIIKGLNRVSKFLRGRLGRSIDMKFTPDLKFIHDESFGTAAYMDKLFLDPRVQQDTRRLSDVVDDEDEA
- the truB gene encoding tRNA pseudouridine(55) synthase TruB; this encodes MARRKKGEAVSGWLCLDKPYDLTSTTAVSRVRRAFNAQKGGHAGTLDPLATGILPIALGEATKTVPFLMDADKAYRFTIAWGRDTTTLDREGETTATSDVRPTREQVEASLPAFIGEVDQIPPNFSAIKVDGERAYDLARDGVEFELPTRKVSIFDLKVVDQPDVDHVTLEMECGKGTYVRAVVRDLAKALGTCGHVADLRRTRVGGFSEGSAIALETLENLSYEARLSEALLPVETALDDIPALAVTDEDAFRLAQGRAIVLLPRQVETLKAELPPGDRTVSAMSGDRLVALCEMRAGKLNPVRVFQLT